The following proteins come from a genomic window of Pseudomonas putida:
- a CDS encoding methyltransferase domain-containing protein, translated as MSLPSLRLKANADRRLRAGHLWVYSNEVDVSATPLQGFQAGQQAILEAANGKPLGIVALSPNNLICARLLSRDIKLPLDKSLLVHRLNVALSLRERLFDQPCYRLVYGDSDLLPGLVVDRFFDILVVQLASATMEAHKDDVIAALVQVLKPSGILFKNDSAARDAEGLQRYVETVYGEVPDWVPLEENGVKFEAPVREGQKTGWFYDHRMNRARLAPYVKGKRVLDLFSYIGGWGVQAGAFGASEVFCVDASGFALDGVERNAALNGISEKLTCIEGDVFEALRELKAAEERFDVIIADPPAFIKRKKDLKNGEAAYRRLNEQAMRMLNKDGILVSASCSMHLPEDDLNNILLTSARHLDRNMQLLERGGQGPDHPVHPAIAETRYIKSITCRLLPNS; from the coding sequence ATGTCCCTGCCCAGCCTTCGCCTCAAAGCCAATGCCGACCGCCGCCTGCGCGCCGGCCACCTGTGGGTCTACAGCAACGAAGTCGATGTCAGCGCGACCCCTTTGCAAGGCTTCCAGGCGGGTCAGCAGGCCATTCTCGAGGCAGCCAACGGCAAGCCGCTGGGCATCGTCGCACTGAGCCCGAACAACCTGATCTGCGCCCGCCTGCTGTCACGCGACATCAAGCTGCCGCTGGACAAGTCGCTGCTGGTACACCGCCTGAACGTCGCCCTGTCGCTGCGCGAGCGCCTGTTCGACCAGCCGTGCTACCGCCTGGTCTACGGTGACTCCGACCTGCTCCCAGGCCTGGTGGTCGACCGCTTCTTCGATATCCTCGTGGTGCAGCTGGCCTCGGCCACCATGGAAGCGCACAAGGATGACGTGATCGCCGCGCTGGTGCAGGTGCTCAAGCCCAGCGGCATCCTGTTCAAGAACGATTCCGCCGCGCGCGACGCCGAAGGCCTGCAGCGCTATGTCGAAACCGTCTACGGCGAAGTGCCGGACTGGGTGCCGCTGGAAGAGAACGGCGTCAAGTTCGAGGCCCCGGTGCGCGAAGGCCAGAAGACGGGCTGGTTCTACGACCACCGCATGAACCGCGCCCGCCTGGCGCCGTACGTGAAGGGCAAGCGTGTACTCGACCTGTTCAGCTACATCGGCGGCTGGGGCGTGCAGGCCGGTGCCTTTGGCGCCAGCGAAGTGTTCTGTGTCGATGCCTCGGGCTTTGCCCTGGACGGCGTGGAGCGTAACGCTGCACTGAACGGCATCAGCGAGAAGCTGACCTGCATCGAAGGCGACGTGTTCGAAGCCCTGCGCGAGCTCAAGGCAGCCGAAGAACGCTTCGACGTGATCATTGCCGACCCACCCGCCTTCATCAAGCGCAAAAAAGACCTGAAAAACGGCGAAGCGGCCTACCGCCGCCTGAACGAACAGGCCATGCGCATGTTGAACAAAGACGGCATCCTCGTCAGCGCCTCGTGCTCGATGCACCTGCCCGAGGACGACCTGAACAACATCCTGCTGACCAGCGCCCGTCACCTGGACCGCAACATGCAGTTGCTCGAGCGTGGCGGCCAGGGCCCGGATCACCCGGTACACCCGGCCATTGCCGAAACCCGCTACATCAAAAGCATCACCTGCCGGTTACTGCCGAACAGCTGA
- the ilvD gene encoding dihydroxy-acid dehydratase: MPDYRSKTSTQGRNMAGARALWRATGMKDEDFKKPIIAIANSFTQFVPGHVHLKDLGQLVAREIERAGGVAKEFNTIAVDDGIAMGHDGMLYSLPSREIIADAVEYMVNAHCADAIVCISNCDKITPGMLMAALRLNIPVIFVSGGPMEAGKTKLASHGLDLVDAMVIAADSTASDEKVAEYERSACPTCGSCSGMFTANSMNCLTEALGLALPGNGSTLATHSDREQLFLTAGRTIVELCKRYYGENDESVLPRSIANFKAFENAMMLDIAMGGSTNTILHLLAAAQEGEVAFDLRDIDRLSRKVPQLCKVAPNIQKYHMEDVHRAGGIFSILGSLARGGLLHTDLPTVHSRSMEEAIAKWDITQTDDEAVHTFFKAGPAGIPTQTAFSQSTRWETLDDDRENGCIRSFEHAYSQEGGLAVLYGNIALDGCVVKTAGVDESIHVFEGTAKIFESQDSAVRGILADEVKAGDIVIIRYEGPKGGPGMQEMLYPTSYLKSKGLGKACALLTDGRFSGGTSGLSIGHASPEAAAGGAIGLVRDGDKVLIDIPNRSINLLVSDEELAERRVEQDKKGWKPAEVRPRKVTTALKAYALLATSADKGAVRNKAMLEGL; the protein is encoded by the coding sequence ATGCCTGATTATCGTTCCAAGACTTCCACCCAAGGCCGCAACATGGCCGGCGCCCGCGCCCTGTGGCGCGCCACCGGGATGAAGGACGAAGACTTCAAGAAACCGATCATTGCCATCGCCAACTCGTTCACCCAGTTCGTCCCGGGCCATGTGCACCTGAAGGACCTGGGCCAGCTGGTGGCCCGCGAAATCGAACGCGCCGGTGGCGTGGCCAAGGAATTCAACACCATCGCGGTCGATGACGGCATCGCCATGGGCCACGACGGCATGCTGTACTCGCTGCCAAGCCGCGAAATCATTGCCGACGCCGTGGAATACATGGTCAATGCGCACTGCGCTGACGCCATCGTCTGCATCTCCAACTGCGACAAGATCACCCCCGGCATGCTGATGGCCGCCCTGCGCCTGAACATCCCGGTGATCTTCGTTTCCGGCGGCCCGATGGAAGCCGGCAAGACCAAGCTGGCCAGCCACGGCCTGGACCTGGTCGATGCCATGGTCATCGCGGCCGACTCCACGGCTTCCGACGAGAAAGTCGCCGAATACGAGCGCAGCGCCTGCCCGACCTGCGGTTCGTGCTCCGGCATGTTCACCGCCAACTCGATGAACTGCCTGACCGAAGCCCTGGGCCTGGCCCTGCCGGGCAACGGTTCGACCCTGGCCACCCACTCCGACCGCGAGCAGCTGTTCCTCACGGCCGGCCGCACCATCGTCGAACTGTGCAAACGCTACTACGGCGAGAATGACGAGTCGGTCCTGCCACGCAGCATCGCCAACTTCAAAGCGTTCGAAAACGCCATGATGCTGGACATCGCCATGGGCGGTTCGACCAACACCATCCTGCACCTGCTGGCAGCAGCACAGGAAGGCGAAGTGGCGTTCGACCTGCGCGACATCGACCGCCTGTCACGCAAAGTGCCGCAGCTGTGCAAAGTGGCGCCGAACATCCAGAAGTACCACATGGAAGACGTCCACCGCGCCGGCGGCATCTTCAGTATCCTCGGTTCGCTGGCCCGTGGCGGCCTGCTGCACACCGACCTGCCGACCGTGCACAGCCGCAGCATGGAAGAAGCCATCGCCAAATGGGACATCACCCAGACCGATGACGAAGCCGTGCACACCTTCTTCAAGGCCGGCCCTGCCGGTATCCCGACCCAGACCGCATTCAGTCAGTCGACCCGTTGGGAAACCCTCGACGACGACCGTGAAAACGGCTGTATCCGCAGCTTCGAACACGCCTACTCGCAAGAGGGCGGCCTGGCCGTGCTGTACGGCAACATCGCGCTGGATGGCTGCGTGGTCAAAACCGCCGGTGTCGACGAATCGATCCACGTGTTCGAGGGCACCGCGAAGATCTTCGAAAGCCAGGACAGCGCCGTGCGCGGCATCCTCGCCGACGAGGTGAAAGCCGGCGACATCGTGATCATCCGCTACGAAGGCCCGAAAGGCGGCCCGGGCATGCAAGAGATGCTGTACCCGACCTCGTACCTCAAATCCAAAGGCCTGGGCAAGGCCTGCGCCCTGCTTACCGACGGCCGCTTCTCAGGCGGTACTTCGGGTCTGTCGATCGGCCACGCCTCGCCAGAGGCCGCGGCAGGTGGCGCCATCGGCCTGGTGCGCGACGGCGACAAGGTACTGATCGACATCCCTAACCGTTCTATCAACCTGCTGGTCAGCGATGAAGAGCTGGCGGAACGCCGCGTCGAGCAGGACAAGAAGGGCTGGAAGCCAGCTGAGGTCCGTCCACGCAAGGTGACCACCGCACTCAAGGCCTATGCCCTGCTGGCCACCAGTGCCGACAAAGGCGCTGTGCGTAACAAGGCGATGCTGGAAGGGCTCTGA
- a CDS encoding haloacid dehalogenase-like hydrolase produces the protein MKVAVKAAAIGLSLLFSIETFATELKHWPADAAKQLDSMIAANANKGNYAVFDMDNTSYRHDLEEALLPFMENKGLLSRDKLDPSLKLMPFKDTAEHKESLFSYYYRLCEIDDMVCYPWVAQVFSGFTLKQLKAQVDELMASTKPIPSTYYEGDQVKAIEVQPPKVFKGQAELYNKLMENGIEVYVVSAASEELVRMVASDPKYGYNVKPQNVIGVSLLLKDRASGQLTTARKQISAGHYDAKANEGLELTPYLWTPATWMAGKQAAILTYIDEWKKPVLVGGDTPTSDGYMQFHGVDVGKGGIHLWINRKAKYMDQLNGMIAKNAAAQAKEGLPVTADKNWVIVTPEQIQ, from the coding sequence ATGAAAGTCGCTGTGAAAGCCGCCGCCATCGGCCTGTCCCTGCTGTTCAGTATCGAAACCTTCGCCACCGAGCTCAAACACTGGCCTGCCGACGCAGCCAAGCAGCTCGACAGCATGATCGCCGCCAATGCCAACAAGGGTAACTACGCGGTGTTCGACATGGACAACACCAGTTACCGCCATGACCTGGAAGAAGCCTTGCTTCCGTTCATGGAAAACAAGGGCCTGCTAAGCCGCGACAAGCTCGACCCATCGCTGAAGCTGATGCCGTTCAAGGACACTGCCGAGCACAAGGAAAGCCTGTTCAGTTACTACTACCGGCTGTGTGAAATTGATGACATGGTCTGCTACCCGTGGGTAGCCCAGGTGTTCTCTGGCTTTACCCTCAAGCAGCTGAAAGCGCAGGTGGATGAGCTGATGGCTTCGACCAAGCCGATCCCCAGCACCTATTACGAAGGCGACCAGGTCAAGGCCATCGAGGTTCAGCCGCCCAAGGTCTTCAAGGGCCAGGCCGAGCTGTACAACAAGCTGATGGAGAATGGCATCGAGGTCTATGTGGTTTCGGCGGCCTCCGAAGAGCTGGTGCGCATGGTCGCCTCGGACCCCAAGTATGGATACAACGTGAAGCCCCAGAACGTGATTGGCGTGAGCCTGTTGCTCAAGGACCGCGCCAGCGGCCAGCTGACCACTGCGCGCAAGCAGATCAGCGCCGGGCACTACGATGCCAAGGCTAACGAGGGCCTGGAGCTGACCCCCTACCTGTGGACCCCAGCCACCTGGATGGCGGGCAAGCAGGCGGCGATCCTTACCTACATCGATGAATGGAAGAAACCGGTGCTAGTGGGCGGCGACACGCCGACCAGCGATGGCTACATGCAGTTCCACGGTGTGGATGTGGGCAAAGGCGGTATCCACCTGTGGATAAACCGCAAGGCCAAGTACATGGACCAGCTCAACGGGATGATCGCCAAAAATGCGGCGGCGCAGGCCAAGGAAGGGTTGCCGGTGACGGCGGACAAGAACTGGGTGATCGTCACGCCGGAGCAGATCCAGTAA
- a CDS encoding cation:dicarboxylase symporter family transporter translates to MNLPLSLNLLAFLALLLGLAQTRRTDWSLAKKVLLGLVLGVVFGLVLHTIYGAGHPVLKATIAWLDLVGNGYVGLLQMIVMPLIFASILSAVARLHNASSLGRISVLSIGTLLATTAIAALIGIVLTNLFGLSAEGLVAGAQESARMQVIHSDYAGKVADLNIPQLLLSFIPSNPVGDLARAKPTSIISVVIFAVFLGLAALQLIKDDAEKGERALSAIDTLQAWVMRLVRVVMKLTPYGVLALMTKVVASSNTEDILKLGSFVVVSYLGLGLMFVVHGIILAATGVSPLRFFRKVWPVLTFAFTSRSSAASIPLNIEAQTRRLGVPQSIASFSASFGTTIGQNGCAGLYPAMLAVMVAPAVGIDTFDPLWIATLVAIVTLSSAGVAGVGGGATFAALIVLPAMGLPVELVALLISVEPLIDMGRTALNVNGSMTAGVVTSQLLKETDKEVLAGDEHAELSHT, encoded by the coding sequence ATGAACCTGCCGCTGTCACTCAACCTGCTGGCGTTCCTGGCCCTGTTGCTGGGCCTGGCACAAACCCGCCGCACAGACTGGAGCCTGGCCAAGAAGGTACTGCTTGGCCTGGTGCTGGGCGTGGTCTTCGGCCTTGTGCTGCACACGATCTACGGCGCTGGCCACCCCGTGCTCAAGGCAACCATTGCCTGGCTCGACCTGGTCGGCAACGGCTATGTCGGCCTGTTGCAGATGATCGTCATGCCGCTGATCTTCGCCTCGATCCTCAGTGCCGTGGCGCGCTTGCACAATGCCTCTTCACTGGGCCGCATCAGCGTGCTGAGCATCGGCACCCTGTTGGCGACCACCGCCATTGCCGCTCTGATCGGCATTGTGTTGACCAACCTGTTCGGCCTCAGCGCCGAGGGCCTGGTGGCCGGTGCCCAGGAAAGCGCACGCATGCAGGTTATCCACAGTGACTACGCGGGCAAGGTCGCCGACCTCAACATCCCGCAACTGTTGCTGTCGTTCATCCCCAGCAACCCGGTAGGCGACCTGGCTCGGGCCAAGCCGACCTCGATCATCAGCGTGGTGATCTTTGCCGTGTTCCTCGGCCTGGCCGCGCTGCAGTTGATCAAGGACGACGCAGAGAAGGGCGAGCGCGCCCTGTCGGCCATCGACACCCTGCAGGCCTGGGTGATGCGCCTGGTGCGGGTAGTGATGAAGCTGACCCCCTATGGCGTGCTGGCGCTGATGACCAAAGTCGTGGCCAGCTCCAACACGGAGGACATCCTCAAGCTGGGCAGCTTCGTGGTGGTGTCGTACCTGGGCCTGGGGTTGATGTTCGTGGTGCATGGCATCATCCTCGCCGCCACCGGCGTAAGCCCGCTGCGCTTCTTCCGCAAGGTGTGGCCGGTGCTGACCTTTGCCTTCACCAGCCGCTCCAGCGCCGCCAGCATTCCACTGAACATCGAAGCACAAACCCGCCGTCTGGGCGTGCCGCAATCGATCGCCAGCTTCAGCGCATCGTTCGGCACCACCATTGGCCAGAACGGCTGTGCCGGGCTCTACCCGGCCATGCTGGCGGTGATGGTTGCGCCAGCGGTAGGCATCGACACCTTCGACCCACTGTGGATTGCCACCCTGGTGGCCATCGTCACGCTGAGTTCGGCAGGGGTTGCCGGCGTGGGCGGCGGTGCTACCTTCGCCGCGCTGATCGTGCTGCCAGCCATGGGCTTGCCGGTGGAGTTGGTGGCGCTGCTGATTTCGGTGGAGCCGCTGATCGACATGGGCCGTACGGCGTTGAACGTGAACGGTTCGATGACGGCGGGCGTTGTCACCAGCCAGCTGCTGAAAGAGACAGACAAGGAAGTGCTGGCCGGAGATGAACATGCCGAGCTGAGCCACACCTGA
- a CDS encoding dihydrofolate reductase has translation MNTSLPLSLIAAYAENRVIGIDNSMPWHLPGDFKYFKATTLGKPIIMGRKTWDSLGRPLPGRLNIVVSRQPELQLAGAEVFASLEEALVRAEQWAREQGVGELMLIGGAQLYGQALEKGLVNRMYLTRVELAPEGDAWFPAFDEGQWRLTSSEAQAEEGKPAYHFEVWDKG, from the coding sequence ATGAATACATCACTCCCCCTCAGCCTGATCGCGGCGTATGCCGAGAACCGCGTGATCGGCATCGACAACTCCATGCCCTGGCATTTGCCGGGGGACTTCAAGTACTTCAAGGCCACCACCCTGGGCAAGCCGATCATCATGGGGCGCAAGACCTGGGATTCGCTGGGGCGGCCGTTGCCTGGGCGGCTGAACATCGTGGTCAGCCGCCAGCCGGAGCTTCAACTGGCGGGTGCCGAGGTGTTCGCCTCGCTTGAAGAGGCGTTGGTGCGGGCCGAGCAGTGGGCGCGCGAGCAGGGCGTCGGAGAGCTGATGCTGATAGGTGGGGCGCAGCTGTATGGGCAGGCGCTGGAGAAGGGGCTGGTAAACCGTATGTACCTGACGCGGGTTGAGTTGGCGCCAGAGGGGGATGCGTGGTTCCCGGCGTTTGATGAAGGGCAGTGGAGGCTGACTTCTAGCGAGGCACAGGCTGAGGAAGGCAAGCCGGCGTATCACTTCGAGGTTTGGGACAAGGGTTGA
- a CDS encoding DUF2868 domain-containing protein, which translates to MEDLVTAPTPLDKRWLTEAVRLREEHAGPLEDQEANRHARQLGGDLATRIETRALFLAERDGMTGALRHWKQGARLALLALLLMAVLSGAGLGLAALGDGQRPVNVFWALGSLLGLNLLMLLGWTMGFALSGEHGAGLGRLWLWLSERFARDAQAAHLAPALLVLLQRQRLNRWLLGLLVHGLWLLAMLTALGMLLALLATRRYGFVWETTLLAADPFIHLTQALGALPSLLGFAVPDEAMIRASGDSLPALDMARQAWASWLLGVVLVYGLLPRLLLAGLCLWRWRQGRERLTLDLGLPGYAQLREALMPRSERIGVQDAAPEALPQFAAGQLESGSSGALLVGLELDDQRPWPPALPKSVTDAGVLDSRESRNRLLEQLSRFPPARLAIACDPRRSPDRGSLALLAELARNAGATRIWLLQAAPGQPLDAERLGDWHEALDRLGLQHADTSPLTWLEHGHD; encoded by the coding sequence ATGGAAGACCTTGTGACTGCACCCACGCCACTGGACAAGCGCTGGCTCACCGAAGCGGTACGCCTGCGCGAAGAACATGCCGGCCCGCTGGAAGACCAGGAAGCCAACCGCCACGCCCGCCAGCTAGGTGGCGACCTGGCCACGCGCATCGAAACACGTGCGCTGTTCCTCGCCGAGCGCGATGGCATGACCGGCGCCCTGCGCCATTGGAAGCAGGGCGCGCGCCTGGCGCTGCTGGCCTTGCTGCTGATGGCCGTGCTCAGCGGCGCAGGCCTGGGGCTGGCCGCCCTCGGTGACGGGCAGCGCCCGGTGAATGTGTTCTGGGCGCTGGGCAGCCTGCTCGGGCTGAACCTGCTGATGCTGCTGGGCTGGACCATGGGTTTTGCCCTGAGCGGCGAGCATGGCGCAGGGCTGGGCCGCTTGTGGCTGTGGCTAAGCGAACGCTTTGCCCGCGATGCCCAGGCCGCGCACCTGGCGCCAGCGCTGCTGGTGCTGCTGCAACGTCAACGCCTCAACCGGTGGCTGCTCGGCCTGTTGGTACATGGCCTTTGGCTGTTGGCGATGCTTACCGCACTGGGCATGCTGCTGGCCTTGCTGGCGACCCGGCGCTATGGCTTTGTCTGGGAAACCACCTTGCTCGCCGCCGACCCGTTCATTCACCTGACCCAAGCGCTGGGCGCCCTGCCCTCGTTGCTAGGCTTCGCCGTGCCCGACGAAGCCATGATCCGCGCCAGCGGCGACAGCCTGCCGGCCCTGGACATGGCACGCCAGGCCTGGGCCAGCTGGCTGCTCGGCGTGGTGCTGGTATACGGCCTGCTGCCCCGCCTGCTGCTGGCCGGGCTATGCCTGTGGCGCTGGCGCCAGGGCCGTGAACGCCTGACGCTGGACCTGGGCCTGCCTGGCTACGCGCAACTGCGCGAGGCACTGATGCCGCGCAGCGAGCGTATCGGCGTGCAGGACGCCGCACCGGAAGCCTTGCCACAATTTGCCGCCGGGCAGCTGGAAAGCGGCAGCAGCGGTGCCCTGCTGGTGGGCCTGGAGCTGGATGACCAGCGCCCCTGGCCACCCGCCCTGCCCAAAAGCGTGACCGATGCCGGCGTGCTCGACAGCCGCGAATCACGCAACCGGCTGCTGGAACAGCTCAGCCGCTTCCCACCGGCACGCCTGGCCATCGCCTGCGACCCACGCCGCTCGCCCGACCGAGGCAGTTTGGCGCTGCTCGCCGAACTGGCGCGCAATGCCGGCGCCACCCGTATCTGGCTGCTGCAGGCCGCACCGGGCCAGCCCCTCGATGCCGAGCGCCTGGGCGATTGGCACGAGGCCCTTGACCGCCTTGGCCTGCAACATGCCGACACCTCACCGCTGACCTGGCTGGAGCATGGCCATGACTGA
- a CDS encoding DUF3482 domain-containing protein — MTEPLKLAVVGHTNVGKTSLLRTLTRDVGFGEVSHRPSTTRHVEGARLSVDGEPLLELYDTPGLEDAIALLDYLERLERPGERLDGPARLERFLQGSEARQRFEQEAKVLRQLLASNAGLYVIDAREPVLAKYRDELEVLANCGKPLLPVLNFVASSQHREPEWREALARLGLHALVRFDSVAPPEDGERRLYESLALLLESARPALQRLIDDQQAQRLARRHSGKRLIAELLLDCAACRRSVEAEPAAEARAIEALRQDIRQREQRCVEALLKLYAFRREDAHASDLPLLDGRWGDDLFNPETLKLLGVRLGSGVAAGAAAGAGVDLLVGGLTLGAAALAGAIAGGALQTARNYGSRLMGKLKGKRELTVDDTVLRLLALRQQQLMVALDNRGHAAQDSIRLVELDEKAWREGKLPEALVKARAHPQWSTLNPGAKLNQAERQEQLEALVSQI; from the coding sequence ATGACTGAGCCACTGAAACTGGCCGTGGTCGGCCATACCAATGTTGGCAAAACCTCGCTACTGCGCACCCTGACCCGCGACGTCGGTTTTGGCGAAGTGTCCCACCGCCCCAGCACCACCCGCCATGTGGAAGGTGCGCGACTGTCTGTGGACGGTGAACCCTTGCTGGAGCTGTACGACACGCCCGGCCTGGAAGATGCCATCGCGCTGCTCGACTACCTTGAACGTCTGGAACGCCCGGGCGAGCGCCTGGACGGCCCGGCCCGCCTGGAGCGTTTTCTGCAGGGCAGCGAAGCGCGCCAACGTTTCGAGCAGGAGGCCAAGGTATTGCGCCAACTGCTGGCCAGTAATGCCGGCCTGTATGTGATCGATGCGCGCGAGCCGGTGCTGGCCAAGTACCGAGACGAACTGGAAGTACTGGCCAACTGCGGCAAGCCGTTGCTGCCGGTGCTCAACTTCGTCGCCAGCAGCCAGCACCGCGAACCGGAATGGCGTGAAGCCCTTGCCCGGCTTGGGCTTCACGCATTGGTGCGGTTCGACAGCGTGGCCCCGCCAGAGGATGGCGAACGCCGTTTGTACGAAAGCCTGGCGCTGCTGCTGGAAAGCGCCCGCCCGGCACTGCAACGGCTGATCGACGACCAGCAGGCGCAGCGCCTGGCACGCCGGCACAGCGGCAAGCGCCTGATCGCCGAACTGCTGCTCGACTGCGCTGCATGCCGGCGCAGTGTCGAGGCCGAACCGGCGGCAGAAGCCCGGGCCATCGAGGCGCTGCGCCAGGACATACGCCAACGTGAACAGCGTTGCGTCGAGGCCTTGCTCAAGCTGTATGCCTTCCGCCGCGAGGATGCCCATGCCAGCGACCTGCCGTTGCTGGATGGCCGCTGGGGCGATGATTTGTTCAATCCAGAGACGTTGAAACTGCTGGGCGTGCGCTTGGGAAGCGGTGTGGCGGCGGGGGCTGCGGCCGGTGCCGGGGTCGATTTGCTGGTTGGTGGCCTTACCCTCGGCGCAGCGGCGCTGGCCGGGGCGATTGCCGGCGGCGCGCTGCAGACGGCGCGCAACTATGGGTCACGGTTGATGGGCAAGCTCAAGGGCAAGCGCGAGCTGACCGTGGACGATACGGTATTGCGTTTGCTGGCCTTGCGTCAGCAGCAGTTGATGGTGGCGCTGGATAACCGCGGGCATGCGGCACAGGACAGCATTCGTCTGGTGGAGCTGGATGAAAAGGCCTGGCGTGAGGGCAAGTTGCCGGAGGCGTTGGTCAAAGCGCGGGCGCACCCGCAGTGGTCCACCCTCAATCCAGGGGCAAAGCTGAATCAGGCTGAGCGGCAGGAGCAGCTCGAAGCGCTGGTTTCGCAGATTTGA
- a CDS encoding putative 2-aminoethylphosphonate ABC transporter substrate-binding protein, which yields MHKHLALAAAVSAVFSLQASAADTQLTVYTALEAEQLKTYKQAFEKANPDIEIKWVRDSTGIITAKLLAEKDRPQADAVWGLAASSLAILDQSGMLEAYAPKDLGKISGNYRDAANPPAWVGMDVWAATICFNTIEAEKQGLSKPVSWQDLTKPEYKGKIVMPNPASSGTGFLDVSAWLQTFGEPQGWAYMDALHQNIGQYVHSGSKPCKLAAAGEFPIGISFEYPAVQLKRQGAPLDIVLPKEGLGWEIEATAVIKGSPKADAAKRLADFSASPAAMELYKENFAVLAAPGIAKPQTELPADYEQRLIKNDFVWASKNRDQILAEWRKRYDGKSEKVAAQ from the coding sequence ATGCACAAGCACCTTGCCCTTGCCGCTGCCGTTTCCGCCGTGTTCAGCCTGCAGGCGTCGGCCGCCGATACCCAGCTGACGGTCTACACCGCGTTGGAAGCCGAACAGCTGAAAACCTACAAGCAGGCCTTCGAAAAGGCCAACCCGGATATCGAGATCAAGTGGGTGCGTGATTCCACCGGTATCATCACCGCCAAGCTGCTGGCCGAGAAAGACCGCCCGCAAGCCGACGCTGTGTGGGGTCTGGCGGCGTCGAGCCTGGCCATCCTCGACCAGAGCGGCATGCTTGAAGCCTATGCGCCCAAGGACCTGGGCAAGATCTCCGGTAATTATCGCGACGCCGCCAACCCGCCAGCCTGGGTTGGCATGGACGTGTGGGCCGCCACCATTTGCTTCAATACCATCGAGGCCGAAAAACAGGGCCTGAGCAAACCGGTGAGCTGGCAGGACCTGACCAAGCCTGAGTACAAAGGCAAGATTGTCATGCCCAACCCGGCCTCGTCCGGCACCGGCTTCCTGGATGTCAGTGCCTGGTTGCAAACCTTTGGCGAGCCGCAGGGCTGGGCCTATATGGACGCGCTGCACCAGAACATCGGCCAGTACGTCCATTCCGGCTCCAAACCATGCAAGTTGGCGGCGGCGGGCGAGTTCCCGATCGGTATTTCGTTCGAATACCCGGCCGTGCAGCTCAAGCGCCAAGGTGCGCCGTTGGACATCGTGCTGCCGAAGGAGGGTTTGGGCTGGGAGATCGAGGCAACCGCGGTGATCAAAGGCTCGCCCAAGGCGGATGCGGCCAAGCGCCTGGCCGACTTCTCGGCCAGCCCGGCGGCCATGGAACTGTACAAGGAAAACTTCGCCGTACTGGCCGCGCCGGGCATTGCCAAGCCGCAGACCGAACTGCCGGCAGATTATGAGCAGCGGTTGATCAAGAACGACTTTGTCTGGGCTTCGAAAAACCGTGACCAGATTCTGGCCGAATGGCGCAAGCGCTATGACGGTAAGTCGGAGAAGGTGGCAGCGCAGTGA